One stretch of Pradoshia sp. D12 DNA includes these proteins:
- a CDS encoding MFS transporter, protein MSGSKNQNKVLILLLSNMFIAFLGIGLVIPVMPTLMRELNLDGTIMGYLVSAFAVAQLIFSPFAGKWVDLYGRKRMIIIGMFLFGISELIFGLGEQVWVLFLSRILGGVSAAFIMPAVTAFIADITTMKERPRALGYLSAAINTGFIIGPGIGGFLADIGTRVPFYFAAGLGIFAGIFSILMLKEPERTVETNSSKEVPGKKGYHKLFTIIYLIPFLIILSSSLGLSTFESMYSLFVDQKYGFTAKDIAMLITVSAILGVIAQVFLFERITRVIGEIWLVKLCLLVGAVFAFLLTRASAYWSVLAVTFLVFLAFDLIRPAITTYLSRIAGKDQGFVSGMNSAFTSVGNIIGPAIGGILFVIDLIYPYIFAAILLGISLLISFVWRERTTEVQS, encoded by the coding sequence ATGTCAGGCAGCAAGAATCAGAATAAAGTACTTATCCTTTTATTAAGTAATATGTTTATTGCATTTTTAGGGATTGGCCTTGTAATACCAGTTATGCCTACACTTATGCGAGAACTTAACCTCGATGGCACGATTATGGGCTACCTCGTTTCAGCGTTTGCGGTCGCACAGCTCATTTTCTCACCATTTGCAGGGAAATGGGTGGATTTATACGGACGTAAGCGTATGATTATAATCGGTATGTTTTTATTTGGCATATCAGAGTTGATATTCGGTTTGGGAGAACAGGTATGGGTACTGTTCCTGTCCAGAATTTTAGGTGGAGTTAGTGCGGCATTTATTATGCCTGCAGTAACAGCATTTATCGCAGATATTACCACAATGAAGGAACGTCCAAGAGCATTGGGGTATTTATCAGCAGCAATTAATACAGGCTTTATCATTGGACCGGGAATTGGTGGTTTCTTAGCGGATATAGGTACGCGAGTGCCTTTTTATTTCGCCGCTGGACTAGGGATTTTCGCGGGAATCTTCTCCATTTTAATGTTGAAGGAACCTGAGCGCACAGTAGAAACGAATTCTTCAAAAGAAGTACCTGGCAAGAAAGGATATCATAAGCTATTTACGATTATTTACCTTATTCCGTTCCTAATTATCTTATCATCTTCACTTGGTCTATCTACCTTTGAATCTATGTATAGCTTATTCGTTGATCAAAAATATGGCTTCACTGCTAAAGATATAGCGATGCTCATTACGGTTAGTGCCATATTAGGAGTCATCGCACAAGTATTTTTATTCGAGAGAATTACAAGAGTAATCGGGGAAATATGGCTGGTTAAGCTATGTTTACTGGTAGGAGCTGTTTTTGCGTTCCTTTTAACAAGAGCATCCGCTTATTGGAGCGTGTTGGCGGTAACGTTTTTGGTATTCCTTGCTTTTGACTTAATCAGACCGGCAATAACGACTTATCTATCTCGTATAGCCGGAAAAGATCAGGGATTTGTCAGTGGTATGAACTCAGCATTCACGAGTGTTGGGAATATTATCGGACCGGCAATTGGCGGGATTTTATTTGTTATTGATCTGATCTACCCATATATTTTTGCGGCTATATTATTGGGAATTAGCTTGCTGATTTCCTTTGTATGGCGTGAAAGGACAACGGAAGTCCAGTCATAG
- a CDS encoding MerR family transcriptional regulator, with protein MEKQYFLIGEVSKLTNTSVQTLRFYDKIGLFKPSYTDPDNQYRYYSNTQLFYLDIIKSLKHVGVPLSEIKSVLQLSAGEMAEFLDAQESKIEQQLRRLEDVKAILRYKKKQILNQPSPEQLEKVYIKKYDKQRILTYNQAPSSATIIPVKEYGHLMKVLEDHGTVFDSVYCATYPLKKYDSMLDWQYTSIFTPVLTDEEITVSNKYMEIGELPAGEYVCIAFHSAEGVYESSYETLYSYIINRKIPTEKIVYELYMPFTDTAVNEDDFIVELKVRIKST; from the coding sequence ATGGAGAAACAATATTTTTTGATTGGTGAAGTGTCAAAGCTTACAAATACATCCGTTCAAACACTACGGTTTTACGATAAGATTGGCTTATTTAAACCTTCCTATACCGATCCTGATAACCAATACCGATATTATAGCAATACGCAGCTGTTTTATTTGGATATCATTAAATCACTGAAGCATGTCGGAGTCCCGTTGAGTGAGATAAAATCTGTATTACAGTTATCAGCGGGGGAGATGGCTGAATTTTTAGATGCGCAGGAAAGTAAAATTGAGCAGCAGCTGCGTCGGCTGGAGGATGTTAAGGCCATTCTGCGTTATAAGAAGAAGCAAATACTAAATCAACCCTCTCCTGAACAATTAGAAAAAGTGTATATAAAAAAATATGATAAACAGCGTATTCTTACTTATAATCAGGCACCTTCATCTGCCACTATTATTCCAGTAAAAGAATACGGCCATTTAATGAAAGTATTAGAAGACCATGGGACGGTATTTGATAGTGTCTATTGTGCGACGTATCCATTAAAAAAATATGATTCTATGCTAGATTGGCAATATACATCTATCTTTACACCAGTTCTCACGGACGAGGAAATCACGGTCTCAAATAAATATATGGAGATTGGTGAATTACCTGCCGGTGAATACGTATGTATTGCCTTCCATTCAGCAGAAGGAGTATATGAATCCTCTTATGAGACGCTTTATTCTTATATTATAAACAGAAAAATACCAACTGAAAAAATCGTCTATGAGTTGTATATGCCTTTTACCGATACGGCAGTCAATGAAGATGATTTTATCGTTGAATTGAAAGTACGAATAAAATCTACTTGA
- a CDS encoding HAD-IIIA family hydrolase, which translates to MNKIEAVFIDRDGTIGGDDTIHYPGKFECFPFTHSCIEQIKENNIKIFAFTNQPGISRGMATEQDFIDELKGFGFDNVLICPHSPEDGCKCRKPGIGMLLKAASKHLLNLENCIVIGDRWSDMAAAKQANCLKILVKTGSGHATLLKHQKKIKRMTIEYIAEDLKDAVQWIFQSLINQEEDKIVGNLSGHSKES; encoded by the coding sequence ATAAATAAAATTGAAGCAGTTTTTATTGATCGAGACGGAACAATAGGTGGAGATGATACGATTCATTATCCGGGTAAATTTGAGTGTTTTCCCTTTACGCATTCTTGTATCGAGCAGATTAAAGAAAATAATATAAAAATTTTCGCATTTACAAATCAGCCAGGGATTTCTAGAGGAATGGCAACCGAGCAAGATTTTATCGATGAGTTAAAAGGCTTTGGTTTCGATAATGTTTTAATATGTCCTCATTCTCCGGAAGATGGATGTAAGTGCAGAAAGCCAGGGATAGGAATGTTATTGAAGGCTGCTTCTAAACATCTATTAAACTTAGAAAATTGCATTGTGATTGGGGATAGATGGAGTGATATGGCAGCAGCTAAACAGGCAAATTGTTTAAAAATACTTGTAAAAACGGGATCAGGACATGCAACATTATTGAAACATCAGAAAAAAATTAAGAGAATGACAATAGAGTATATTGCTGAAGATTTAAAGGATGCTGTGCAATGGATTTTCCAATCACTAATTAATCAAGAGGAGGATAAAATAGTTGGAAATTTATCAGGCCACTCTAAAGAATCGTGA
- a CDS encoding putative ABC transporter permease: protein MFFTLMKTLHLGIIGGALYLLVELIWRGHTHWTMGVLGGICFTLFGFLTLIKIPLYLKALAGTLLVTFLELCAGLILNIWLKLSIWDYSALPFNLYGQICVPYALLWLPLSIAGIILYPRLHSWLFQKNHSNLRIN from the coding sequence ATGTTTTTTACTCTCATGAAAACCTTACACCTTGGGATTATTGGCGGCGCTCTTTATTTGTTAGTAGAGCTAATATGGAGGGGACATACTCATTGGACAATGGGGGTGCTTGGTGGTATTTGCTTCACTCTGTTTGGGTTCCTGACTCTAATTAAGATCCCGCTGTATCTGAAAGCTTTGGCAGGTACTCTTTTAGTGACCTTCCTAGAGCTATGCGCCGGTCTTATTTTAAATATATGGCTAAAGCTATCTATATGGGATTATAGTGCCCTTCCTTTTAATCTTTATGGACAAATTTGTGTACCCTATGCTCTATTATGGTTGCCTTTATCAATAGCTGGAATTATCCTATATCCGCGTTTACACTCTTGGTTATTCCAGAAAAATCACTCAAACCTTCGCATAAATTAA
- a CDS encoding BRCT domain-containing protein, protein MTHTDKYQLRLKEYLKQAGNPLLIKLLINGLTVEMTYQNGLLNKVIMVDQNHFEVDVTQVVRISVDVPDKILFKGLLKVRAHVIHTFSDFEKLNRNGLYLHHKDLTKKILQQQMDYEQRKLRVIVSNIVDIFGLDNDSGYNEIEQVEFLKNQGFHVVYYEQIENSIEGIHLFYETFMEYHRQEIGYSVSGLQILSADSHDCNEGFILPFSSDEAILTVDDICPEVIPSGRIEPIVRIKAIDLAGERYYSLRMHGFSLIKLMDIRIGDQVLMSDVQTIIGVEIEKRTGTETCFVLPEFCPNCGDKVKNDGEQLYCTNSDCRNKPVFNREQHGIKGKTVVITGTLSIRRYDFRKLIEQAGGVLAGAVTNQTDYLLMGSKGVGTVKYRKAKSLKVPIITEEQFRLMIE, encoded by the coding sequence ATGACTCATACAGATAAATACCAACTACGACTTAAAGAATACTTAAAGCAAGCTGGCAATCCTTTGCTTATCAAATTACTCATCAATGGTTTAACAGTAGAAATGACATATCAAAATGGACTTCTTAATAAGGTAATCATGGTTGATCAAAACCATTTTGAAGTGGATGTAACTCAAGTGGTTCGAATCAGTGTAGATGTCCCTGACAAGATTTTGTTTAAGGGATTATTAAAGGTGAGGGCACATGTCATTCACACCTTCTCGGATTTTGAAAAGTTGAATCGAAATGGCCTGTATTTACATCATAAAGATTTAACGAAAAAAATACTCCAGCAGCAGATGGATTATGAGCAAAGAAAGCTAAGGGTCATTGTTTCAAATATTGTTGATATATTCGGCTTGGATAATGACAGTGGTTATAATGAGATTGAACAGGTAGAGTTTCTAAAGAATCAAGGATTTCACGTGGTCTATTATGAGCAAATTGAAAATAGTATTGAAGGAATTCATTTATTTTACGAGACTTTTATGGAGTATCACCGTCAAGAGATAGGCTATTCCGTATCAGGTCTGCAAATACTTTCTGCTGATTCACATGACTGCAACGAAGGGTTCATATTACCTTTTTCATCTGATGAAGCAATTTTAACAGTTGATGATATTTGTCCTGAGGTAATTCCATCTGGAAGGATTGAGCCTATTGTCAGAATAAAAGCGATTGATCTAGCAGGAGAACGTTATTATTCCCTTCGGATGCATGGATTCTCTTTAATCAAGTTAATGGATATTCGAATTGGCGACCAGGTTTTGATGTCGGATGTACAAACTATTATAGGGGTGGAAATAGAAAAACGGACAGGTACAGAAACTTGCTTTGTCCTACCTGAATTTTGCCCTAATTGTGGGGATAAAGTAAAGAATGATGGTGAGCAACTATATTGTACAAATAGCGATTGCAGGAATAAACCGGTATTCAATCGAGAGCAGCATGGAATAAAAGGTAAGACTGTGGTTATAACTGGTACACTTTCAATAAGAAGATATGATTTCAGGAAATTAATTGAACAAGCTGGTGGAGTACTGGCGGGAGCGGTTACGAACCAAACAGATTACTTATTAATGGGGTCAAAAGGGGTAGGGACAGTCAAATATAGAAAGGCAAAATCTCTTAAAGTGCCTATCATAACGGAAGAACAATTTAGATTGATGATTGAATAG
- a CDS encoding alpha/beta hydrolase: MKKWIAIITILILAILTAASFYFYKVAVYRSDKDFLDDNPDLDVSTDNSLLEQALSWMSKSNFETVSITSMDGLKLKGYYLEANEPTNQTVIIAHGYAGKAKNMAAYAKYYHETLNYNVLMPDARGHGASEGDYIGFGWPERKDYLQWIDYIIDRKGEDSNIALHGVSMGASTVLMTSGEELTNQVKAIIADCGYTSAKDVLSYQLKRMYHLPSFPIIQTTSLLTKIRAGYSFGEASAIEQVKKTNLPILYIHGEADTFVPVEMVHELYEATPSEKDLYSVPKAEHGNAYDINPALYEEKVSSFLTNYMPNK; encoded by the coding sequence ATGAAAAAGTGGATTGCGATTATCACCATACTCATACTAGCCATTCTGACTGCAGCCAGCTTCTACTTTTATAAAGTAGCCGTTTATCGTTCTGATAAGGATTTTCTAGATGATAATCCAGATTTAGATGTCTCAACCGACAACTCTCTACTGGAACAGGCACTTTCATGGATGAGCAAATCAAACTTTGAGACTGTATCAATCACTTCTATGGATGGTCTGAAATTAAAAGGCTATTATTTGGAAGCTAATGAACCAACCAATCAAACCGTTATTATTGCGCATGGATACGCAGGCAAGGCTAAGAATATGGCTGCATACGCAAAATATTATCATGAAACTTTAAATTATAATGTGCTTATGCCGGATGCGCGTGGACATGGTGCTAGCGAAGGGGATTATATTGGTTTTGGTTGGCCAGAGCGCAAGGATTATCTTCAATGGATTGATTATATAATCGATCGTAAAGGAGAAGATTCAAACATCGCCCTGCATGGTGTTTCGATGGGGGCATCTACTGTCTTAATGACAAGCGGCGAAGAGCTGACAAATCAAGTAAAAGCAATTATTGCCGATTGCGGATATACGTCTGCCAAAGATGTTCTATCCTATCAATTGAAAAGAATGTATCATCTTCCAAGCTTCCCAATTATCCAAACTACTAGTTTGTTAACAAAAATCCGGGCAGGGTACTCTTTTGGAGAAGCTTCAGCTATCGAGCAGGTCAAGAAGACAAATTTACCCATCCTCTATATCCATGGTGAAGCTGATACCTTTGTTCCAGTTGAAATGGTACATGAGCTTTATGAGGCTACTCCATCAGAAAAAGACCTCTATTCAGTACCGAAAGCAGAGCATGGCAATGCCTATGATATAAATCCAGCATTGTATGAAGAAAAAGTTAGTTCATTTTTAACAAACTATATGCCAAACAAATAA
- a CDS encoding YpzI family protein, with protein sequence MGKDRQEKKLRNSKRVESDRDQALHNNGSTRLDTADEARKDQ encoded by the coding sequence ATGGGTAAAGACCGACAAGAAAAGAAGCTGAGAAACAGCAAGCGCGTTGAATCTGATCGTGATCAAGCACTACATAATAATGGTTCTACGCGTTTGGACACAGCTGATGAAGCACGAAAAGACCAATAA
- a CDS encoding GNAT family N-acetyltransferase encodes MEIYQATLKNREGVSQLFNSYREFYHQPSDFDGAMTFISERLEKRDSIIFVAVNHKRYVGFIQLYPSFSSIAMKRTWILNDLYVIQEARREGIGQLLMDAAINLCTETGAKSLSLQTAPDNEQARRLYKNNGFTLDNEYDSFIRYFR; translated from the coding sequence TTGGAAATTTATCAGGCCACTCTAAAGAATCGTGAAGGGGTTAGCCAATTATTTAATTCGTATCGAGAATTTTATCATCAACCAAGTGATTTTGATGGTGCAATGACTTTTATTAGTGAGCGCTTAGAAAAGAGGGATTCAATTATTTTTGTGGCTGTGAATCATAAAAGGTATGTGGGATTTATACAGCTTTACCCGTCGTTCTCCTCTATTGCCATGAAACGAACTTGGATACTTAATGATTTGTATGTTATACAAGAAGCAAGACGAGAGGGAATTGGACAGCTGTTAATGGATGCAGCTATTAACTTATGCACGGAAACGGGGGCAAAATCATTATCCCTTCAAACAGCACCTGACAATGAACAAGCGCGAAGACTGTATAAAAATAATGGTTTTACTTTAGATAATGAGTATGACTCATTTATTAGGTATTTTAGATAA
- a CDS encoding methylated-DNA--[protein]-cysteine S-methyltransferase, producing MGNKYAYYYTTLIGKVGIAEDGIGITDVFLGEKPIEAEEKETQLIKETAKQLEEYFKGEREQFTLKLNPRGTPFQQSVWKELVQIPYGETRSYKQVAERIGNPSASRAVGMANNKNPIFIIVPCHRVIGATGKLVGYGGGLDIKEKLLGLEFERITN from the coding sequence GTGGGGAATAAATATGCCTATTATTATACGACGCTAATAGGTAAAGTAGGAATCGCAGAAGATGGGATCGGGATTACAGATGTGTTTTTAGGTGAAAAGCCAATAGAAGCTGAGGAGAAGGAAACTCAGTTAATCAAAGAAACCGCCAAGCAACTAGAGGAATATTTTAAAGGGGAGCGGGAGCAATTTACTCTAAAACTGAACCCTCGTGGTACTCCATTTCAACAGAGTGTTTGGAAGGAATTGGTGCAGATTCCTTATGGAGAGACGAGAAGCTATAAACAGGTGGCAGAGAGGATAGGGAATCCTAGTGCTTCTCGAGCAGTAGGGATGGCAAATAATAAGAATCCGATTTTCATTATCGTTCCATGCCACCGTGTCATCGGTGCTACTGGAAAATTGGTCGGTTATGGGGGTGGACTTGATATAAAAGAGAAGCTTTTGGGACTGGAGTTTGAACGGATTACAAATTAA
- a CDS encoding ArsR/SmtB family transcription factor produces MSKKDTCDVYGFDQTKVDRIRTDIQRENLSSVAQLFKALADENRAKITYALCQDEELCVCDIANIIGSSVATASHHLRTLYKQDIVKYRKEGKLALYSLDDEHIKQIIMIALTHKKEVK; encoded by the coding sequence ATGAGTAAAAAGGATACATGTGATGTATACGGGTTTGATCAAACTAAGGTTGATCGCATAAGGACAGATATACAAAGAGAAAATTTGTCCAGCGTTGCTCAATTATTCAAAGCGCTAGCTGATGAGAATAGAGCGAAAATAACGTATGCTTTATGCCAGGATGAAGAGCTATGTGTTTGTGATATAGCGAATATTATTGGTTCATCAGTTGCGACTGCTTCTCACCATCTAAGGACTCTTTATAAACAAGACATTGTTAAATATCGAAAAGAGGGCAAATTAGCTCTATATTCATTGGATGATGAACATATTAAACAAATCATCATGATTGCCTTAACGCACAAGAAAGAGGTGAAATGA
- a CDS encoding heavy metal translocating P-type ATPase, which produces MNEHVKTDQKTYRIEGLSCANCANIFENNVKNLDGVKEAKVNFGASKIYVQGSATIEDIEKAGAFEHLKIRDEKEKKIEKTPFWKQKETYKVYISAILIVISWFLGQIYGEDQIIPTIGYGAAILIGGYTLFINGLKNLGKLTFDMNTLMTIAIIGAALIGEWSEGATVVVLFAISEALERYSMDKARQSIESLMDIAPKEALIRRGHHEIMVDVENIVIGDVMIVKPGQKIAMDGKVIKGTSTLNQAAITGESVPVFKAIDDDVYAGTLNEEGLLEVEVTKRVEDTTLSKIIHLVEEAQAEKAPSQAFVDKFAKYYTPAIIVIAFLIAIVPPLFFGAEWSAWIYQGLAALVVGCPCALVVSTPVAIVTAIGNAAKNGVLIKGGIHLEEAGHLNAIAFDKTGTLTKGIPTVTDYIAFAENKNELFMIAAAIENGSQHPLASAVTKKAEEMGLSYKDIILDEFQSITGKGIKASVNKETYYVGSLHLFEDLLMDQIKTEQRNQIQSLQTQGKTMMILGTEKEILAIIAVADEVRESSKEVIKKLHQIGIQKTIMLTGDNEGTAAAIGHEVGVSDIKADLLPEDKLNYIKNLRKSNLRVAMIGDGINDAPALAAANLGVAMGGAGTDTALETADIALMSDDLSKLPYTIKLSRKALTIIKQNITFSLAIKAIALLLVIPGWLTLWIAIFADMGATLIVTLNSLRLLRVKE; this is translated from the coding sequence ATGAATGAACATGTAAAAACAGATCAAAAAACATACCGTATTGAAGGGTTGAGTTGTGCTAATTGTGCCAATATATTTGAGAACAATGTAAAAAATCTAGATGGAGTCAAAGAAGCTAAGGTGAATTTCGGAGCATCCAAGATTTATGTGCAAGGCTCAGCTACAATTGAAGATATAGAAAAAGCGGGTGCTTTTGAGCATTTAAAAATACGAGATGAAAAAGAGAAAAAAATCGAAAAGACTCCGTTTTGGAAACAGAAAGAAACCTACAAAGTTTATATCTCAGCTATATTAATAGTGATTAGCTGGTTTTTAGGCCAGATATATGGTGAAGATCAGATAATTCCTACAATTGGATATGGAGCAGCGATTTTAATAGGTGGTTATACCCTTTTTATAAACGGCCTGAAAAATTTAGGGAAATTAACCTTTGACATGAATACCTTGATGACCATTGCCATTATTGGTGCAGCGTTGATTGGGGAGTGGAGTGAAGGAGCTACTGTAGTTGTCCTTTTTGCCATTAGTGAAGCATTGGAGCGTTATTCAATGGATAAAGCGCGACAATCGATTGAATCTTTAATGGATATTGCTCCGAAAGAAGCCTTGATTAGGCGTGGGCATCATGAAATTATGGTGGATGTCGAAAATATTGTGATCGGTGACGTCATGATTGTAAAGCCGGGACAAAAAATAGCAATGGACGGTAAAGTGATAAAAGGAACGTCAACTTTAAATCAGGCAGCCATTACGGGTGAAAGTGTTCCGGTTTTTAAAGCCATCGATGATGATGTGTATGCGGGTACATTAAATGAAGAGGGATTGCTCGAAGTAGAGGTTACAAAACGAGTAGAAGATACAACATTATCTAAAATCATTCATTTAGTAGAAGAGGCTCAAGCGGAAAAAGCTCCTTCACAAGCTTTTGTAGATAAATTTGCTAAGTATTACACCCCTGCAATCATCGTGATTGCGTTCTTAATTGCCATTGTACCTCCATTATTTTTCGGTGCGGAGTGGAGTGCTTGGATTTATCAAGGGTTGGCTGCTTTAGTGGTAGGCTGTCCATGTGCTTTGGTTGTATCTACACCGGTTGCTATTGTAACAGCCATAGGGAATGCTGCTAAAAATGGTGTTTTGATTAAAGGTGGTATTCATCTTGAAGAAGCTGGACATTTAAATGCAATAGCCTTCGATAAAACAGGTACCCTTACAAAAGGTATCCCTACTGTAACAGATTATATCGCCTTTGCTGAAAATAAAAATGAGTTATTCATGATTGCTGCTGCAATAGAAAATGGTTCACAGCATCCATTGGCCTCAGCGGTAACAAAAAAAGCTGAAGAAATGGGTCTGAGTTATAAAGATATAATCCTGGATGAATTTCAATCCATTACAGGTAAGGGAATAAAGGCTAGCGTTAATAAAGAAACGTATTATGTAGGAAGCTTGCACTTATTTGAAGATTTGTTAATGGATCAGATTAAAACAGAGCAAAGGAATCAGATTCAGTCACTTCAAACCCAAGGTAAAACGATGATGATTCTTGGTACGGAAAAAGAAATATTAGCTATCATTGCAGTGGCTGATGAAGTGAGGGAATCCTCTAAAGAGGTTATTAAGAAGCTTCATCAAATTGGAATACAAAAAACGATTATGCTCACAGGAGATAATGAAGGAACAGCAGCAGCAATTGGTCATGAAGTTGGTGTTTCAGATATAAAGGCTGACTTACTACCAGAGGATAAATTAAACTATATTAAAAATCTCCGTAAAAGTAATTTGCGTGTAGCTATGATTGGAGATGGAATTAATGATGCTCCTGCGCTGGCTGCAGCTAATCTTGGTGTTGCCATGGGCGGTGCTGGAACAGACACAGCCTTGGAAACAGCTGATATAGCTTTAATGTCTGATGATTTAAGTAAATTGCCATATACAATTAAGTTAAGTCGTAAGGCGCTGACCATCATCAAACAAAACATCACCTTCTCATTGGCAATTAAAGCGATTGCCCTATTATTAGTCATTCCAGGCTGGTTAACATTATGGATTGCTATCTTTGCTGATATGGGTGCGACGTTAATCGTGACATTAAATAGTTTAAGATTGTTGAGAGTGAAAGAATAG
- a CDS encoding GNAT family N-acetyltransferase, with protein MKLKIRLAKDSETMEIIELLKGAASWLKSEEIDQWSYLLSGGEDLDIERAILNNETYVAKYENNLIGTFTLSSVQSEWNLDLWGNQEDSSIYLHRLAVNNEYRGQGLGCEIIRWIEEIFSGRYMYLRLDCVSNNPRLNQFYQDCRFKLAGSTEEFNKYEKCI; from the coding sequence ATGAAACTAAAAATTCGATTAGCCAAGGATTCAGAAACCATGGAGATTATCGAACTATTAAAAGGGGCTGCGTCATGGCTCAAATCTGAGGAAATTGATCAATGGTCTTATTTATTGTCCGGAGGAGAGGATCTCGATATAGAGCGTGCTATTCTCAACAATGAGACCTATGTAGCAAAGTATGAAAATAATCTGATAGGGACCTTTACTTTATCATCTGTTCAAAGTGAATGGAATCTCGATTTATGGGGGAATCAAGAGGATAGTTCCATATATTTACATCGCCTTGCTGTAAATAATGAATATAGAGGGCAGGGACTGGGGTGTGAAATAATTCGGTGGATTGAAGAGATATTTTCCGGTCGATATATGTATTTAAGACTAGATTGTGTGTCCAATAACCCCAGACTTAACCAGTTTTATCAGGATTGTAGATTCAAATTGGCTGGATCCACCGAAGAATTTAATAAATATGAAAAATGTATTTAA
- a CDS encoding DedA family protein: protein MESWIMDLMNQFGYWGVFLLIALENVFPPIPSEVILTFGGYMTHETQLTVVGVILVSTIGSVSGAIILYFIGRLLDVSRLEKIIDRYGKILRLTKEDIYKADAWFDKYGIWTVLFCRLIPLIRSLISIPAGMSNMNFPLFILFTTIGTVVWNTILVNLGASVGENWHEIVNYMDTFSNVIYVILIVLFILCIVWYIRKRKERK, encoded by the coding sequence TTGGAGTCTTGGATAATGGACTTGATGAATCAATTTGGTTATTGGGGAGTGTTTCTCCTAATTGCTTTAGAAAATGTATTTCCTCCTATTCCGTCTGAAGTGATTTTAACGTTTGGAGGATATATGACACATGAAACTCAGTTAACGGTAGTTGGTGTCATATTGGTATCTACAATAGGTTCGGTTTCCGGTGCAATCATTTTATATTTCATTGGCCGATTGCTTGATGTCAGTCGTTTGGAAAAAATAATTGATCGGTATGGGAAGATCCTTCGTCTTACAAAAGAAGACATTTATAAGGCTGATGCCTGGTTTGATAAGTATGGTATTTGGACAGTCTTATTCTGCCGTCTAATTCCCTTAATTCGGAGCCTAATTTCTATTCCTGCAGGGATGTCCAATATGAATTTTCCATTATTCATTTTGTTTACAACAATAGGGACAGTTGTCTGGAATACCATCCTGGTCAACCTGGGAGCAAGTGTGGGAGAAAATTGGCATGAGATTGTAAACTATATGGACACTTTCTCAAATGTAATCTATGTCATACTCATTGTGCTATTTATCCTGTGTATTGTTTGGTATATTCGAAAAAGAAAAGAACGGAAGTAA